Proteins from a genomic interval of Ignavibacteriota bacterium:
- a CDS encoding transporter — MKKYPILVLIILSNILCFSQETETQFSDAIEDNSFFIEEAYNQEDGVVQHIFNSTYFTSPEEEFVFTFTQEWWVVNQTHQFSYTIPYSLESRSIEEPGDILLNYRYQLTTHEDEITTAPRLSFMFPSSLGRDYDPGDWGIQFNLPISKRMSNDFITHINAGMTWLPNAIIHGYTTHDGGQATAQRALFSYNIGASLIYLADEKYNFMLEVADNINANFDTNGDVVYENELIISPGFRYAIDTNSLQCVPGIAVPIRISEEMTNVGLFFYLSFEHPFLM; from the coding sequence ATGAAAAAATACCCAATACTTGTTCTCATTATTCTTTCAAACATACTTTGTTTCAGTCAGGAAACAGAAACACAGTTCTCGGATGCAATCGAAGACAACTCGTTCTTCATTGAAGAAGCTTACAATCAGGAAGATGGAGTTGTACAACATATTTTTAATTCAACATATTTTACATCTCCCGAAGAGGAATTTGTTTTTACCTTCACTCAGGAATGGTGGGTTGTCAACCAAACCCATCAATTTAGTTACACGATTCCGTACAGTTTAGAATCACGCTCGATTGAAGAACCGGGTGACATCTTGTTAAACTATCGTTATCAACTTACTACTCATGAAGACGAAATAACAACGGCTCCTCGATTATCATTCATGTTTCCATCGTCACTTGGAAGGGACTACGACCCGGGTGATTGGGGAATTCAGTTTAATCTTCCTATAAGCAAAAGAATGAGCAACGACTTCATAACGCATATAAATGCAGGGATGACGTGGTTGCCAAATGCAATAATCCATGGGTACACAACCCATGATGGAGGTCAAGCAACGGCTCAAAGAGCTTTGTTCTCTTACAACATCGGCGCAAGTCTCATCTACCTTGCAGATGAGAAATACAATTTCATGCTGGAAGTTGCAGATAACATCAATGCAAACTTTGACACAAACGGAGATGTAGTTTATGAAAACGAACTCATCATCAGCCCCGGCTTCCGGTATGCGATTGATACGAACTCACTGCAATGCGTTCCGGGCATCGCCGTTCCAATCAGAATTTCCGAAGAGATGACAAATGTCGGATTGTTTTTCTATCTTTCTTTCGAGCATCCATTCTTAATGTAA